In Cyanobacteriota bacterium, the genomic stretch TCTCATCCTTCCAGAGGTAGGGTTAGAGGGGCAAAAGCGCTTAAAAGCTGCCAAGGTATTATGTATTGGTACAGGGGGATTAGGCTCTCCTTTGTTGCTGTATTTAGCCGCTGCTGGTGTTGGTCGCATTGGGATTGTAGATTTTGATGTGGTTGACAGTTCTAATTTGCAGCGTCAAGTCATCCATGGCACATCTTGGGTGGGTAAGCCCAAAATTCAATCAGCAAGAACTCGAATCCTAGAAATCAACCCATTCTGCCACGTTGACCTCTACGAAACTCGGCTTACCTCTGACAATGCCCTCGATATTATGGCACCCTATGACATTGTGGTTGATGGCACAGACAACTTTCCAACTCGCTACTTGGTAAATGATGCCTGTGTGCTGCTCAACAAGCCCAATGTGTATGGCTCTATTTACCGGTTTGAAGGGCAGGCCACAGTTTTCAACTATGAAGACGGCCCTAACTATCGAGATCTCTACCCAGAGCCACCCCCTCCTGGTTTAGTTCCATCCTGTGCTGAAGGTGGTGTTTTGGGCATCTTGCCAGGCGTAATTGGGACTATTCAGGCCACAGAGACGGTCAAAATCATTCTAGGGGTTGGTGAAACTCTGAGTGGACGCTTGCTGCTATATGATTCCTTGAATATGCGGTTCCGAGAGTTAAAGCTGCGTCCTAACCCAGAACGTCCAGTGATTACCAAGCTGGTTGACTACGAAGAGTTCTGTGGCATTCCCCAAGCTAAAGCCCAGGAGGCCAAGCAATTGTCTGAAATCGCTGAAATATCTGTCCAGGAGCTGAAACAACTGCTAGACAGCGGTACTGAGGATATTCTGTTACTAGATGTTCGTAATCCTGAAGAGTATGAGATTGCTCGAATTCCAGGTTCTGTGTTGATCCCCTTGCCAGAGATTGAGAATGGTAATGGCCTTGCTAAGATAAGGGAACTTTTGAATGGTCATCGGCTAATTGCCCACTGTAAGATGGGAGGACGATCGGCAAAGGCCTTAGCGATTCTCAAAGATGCTGGAATTGATGGCATCAATGTGAAGGGTGGGATCCGGGCTTGGAGCCGAGAAATTGATCCCTCAGTCCCTGAGTACTAATGGTTCTAAACCAAGAGCTGGACAAGATCCCTTAGTGAGAAAGTCTCATTGAGGGATTCTTTATAAGTCCGTTACGTAGCTTTAGGCAGACAGCACTGCAACTGGGTTATGGTCGTACCATCTTAATTTACCCACACAGCCAAAACTGTAGGACAGCTCGATTGCTGTCGAGGCTTGCGGTGAAGGCTTAAGTCTCTACTACCAACGTTCTAACCAGATTGGGTATCGCTATACTTCTCTAATGGATAGAGGGATCGCTGCAATATATGCTCAAATTTCTTCAAATTCCTTAGAAATTTTTCATCTTTTTTGCTTAAGCTAGGTAGTCAGTTAGGCTTATCTGTTTGACTAGTTTGTACAGTCCCCTTTATCCATTCATTAGTGATCAATAGACCTATGCTCGACCAGATCAAAAAAATTTTTCCAGGGATGCTTGGTGGCGCTAAACAACCTTGGTGGGTTGAGGTAACCACTACTCAGCCAGATTGCACCTATTATTTTGGCCCGTTTGATAACTCTGATGAAGCAGCAAACGCCCAGCATGGGTATATTGAAGACTTAAAGAAGGAAGGTGCTGCCCATATTGAAGCGGTGATTAAGCAGTGTAAACCTGTGTCCTTGACGATCACCAAGGATTAGGAATCCTAGTTCCCTGGTAACTGCCAACTGCTGAAGCTATGGGAAGATAACTCTACCTTCTCCCTAAAAACCAAACTAAAATGGTGCTTGCTGCGTAGGGTAGGTTGAAGTTGAATTAGCGGCTTTTCTGCTCAGTGGCCGTGGGTGATCGCTTGTGTGATTTACGGTTAGCAGCAGTTTAGCAGAGGTAGAATTGGTAAACTTCAATCTCTGGCCAGGGAACGTTAGGATTAAAACTTCATGGCAGTAGCTGAAAATTTAGTCCAGGATTGGCGATCGCGCTTGCAAGCAGATTTGCCTGCACAACGTCCGGAAACTCACGAAAGTGTGGTCAAGTGGCTGTTGGGTGCTAATCTGTCACGGTATGATGAGATGCCGCCAGAGCAGTTGAGGATTGCTTGTCAGGCTATGGACTATCGGTATCGTATTCTCTCTCAACGGTATTTGGGAGTGAGTCCAGACCGAGCCTATCGCAGTCTGATTCAGCGTTTAGGTAGTTTGTTTTTAATCCGCAACAAGGTGCGCACCTGGATTGCTACGTCTCGCGATCGTCAGCGAACGGTACTGGATGTGTTGCAGGAGGTTATTCAAGAACTGCTCCAGAATGACCGCTACATGCAAGAACAACTGGACTGGATTGCTCAATGTACTAATGATCGCCGTCTCCGCGATGCCCTACTGCTAGCTTCTTTAGAAGAGTATTGTCTGCGACCGATTCGTAACCAACCGTTGCTCATCTATCGCTTTGTCAACTATTTGCGGCGGAGTCAGCGTGGGGGCATGACACAAGTCCCTGCTAATGATCTGATTCGTCTTGTCTCTGATGAAATTATGACTGACGAGGGTGAGAGTGCTCTGAGCTTGCTAGATACCCAGGCTATCGCCCAATATCAGGATGAGCAAGCCTGGGAAGAGCAACAATTGCTACGTATGGCTGTGCAACGTGAGTTTGAAGCCTATCTAGCACAGGAAGTGGATCCCAAAGCAGCCGAATGGTTACGACTCTACTTACAGGGTCACACCCAAGAGGCGATCGCCAAGTTGCTAGATATGCCCATTAGGCAAGTCTATCGCCTGCGTGAGAAGATTGGTTACCATGCAGTAAAGGTGTTTGCGTTGAAAGCCCAACCTGAACTAGTGGCAAATTGGCTAGAGATTTCACTAAAGGAACATAATTTAGGATTAACTCCTAGTCAGTGGCAAGACTATGTTGCTAAGCTAACACTGCAGCAGCAGAGGCTCTTAAACCATTTTCGGGCAGGTAAGACAGTGGAAGCAATTGCTAAGGAGTTTAACCTTAAAACCAATCAAGTTATTAGCGAATGGGGAAAGCTATACTTGGCAGCCCAAGAGATTCGTGCTGGTGGTGACTAGGTAATTGGTATCGGTGGCACTAGACTTGGCAATGACAGAGCTAGAGATTGTTGGTGAAATCTGATTGTGAAGACAAGCCTGCTCAATAACGATTCACGATACTCTAGTAGAGTACTCTATGAATGGAACTGAGATTACAGTATGGTACGGCTGTCTGGCCTCAAACTAGCGTTACGGCACATGGTTGTCCTAGTATTGGCTGGTATGTTCTGGCTAGTGAGCTGGGTTAACATGCCGTGGGCATTGGCACTCATTCAGGTGGAGTTGACAGACATCTCTTACCACGAGTGTCCGCCTGAGTTAGCGACGGGTAATGTGACTAGTGGCGGCAATGCTCTACCTGCTAACTGCTTTATTGTGACGGGAAAGGCAAAAAACACTTCCAACAAGCCGCTGGTCAATGCTGATGTCTATGGACGCATTTATGATGCCAATGGTGACCCAGTGATGCAAAACCGAACCCGATTGGGATCGATCGCTGAAATTCCCCCTGGTGTTAGTGACTTTGAGCTACGGATCAGTGTCCCTGCTAACCAGCCAACTCCTTTACAGTTAAAGCAGTTCAAGGCTACTGGTTTCACAGGCACTGTTCGTCGGTAGCTAACTTAATTACATGGCGGAATGACTCTGGTTATCCTGCTCCAGTTCAGCCTGAAGAGCAGCTAGCTCCTCAGGTGTCATTTCCTCTAGGCGCTTTTGCAACACAGCCGTCTCATAATCTCGCAATTGCTGATTGTAGGTCATGGTCTTTGTAAGGGCGCGATATAAGTAGGTAACTAGCCAGCCCAAAAGACCGAGGATAAGGACTACTTGGCTCCAGATCCCAGCATCTAGGGCGTTTAGCCCAAACCAGCGCATAACCCCATAGACAGCACCGCTACCCACGAAGATAGCAATACCAATGCCAATGATATCAATACGTCGCATGGGCATTAGGCAATTTGGCGAGGTTTCGGGCGACTATTTAAGAAGGGAGCTAGGAGCAGTAGTCCAGGGAAAAAGAAAAATACCAAAAAATACATAAATCCTCTCTCAAAGGAGCTAGCAACGTACCACCGAGCTTGCAGATACATAAACACGATGAACGGAACTACAAATAAGTAGGCTCCCCCTAGGGCTGCATACAATGCCAAAACGACCATAGGAATTACTTGAACGCACTGAATGAAGTTAACTGCAATTGCGCAGGCACGATCGCTAGTGATCTGTTGCCCCGAAGAGCTAGTCTGAACCTACTTTACCACTAAGCAACCCAGCGATAATGATGTCAATTGCTAATGCTAGAGATTACTGGATCTAAGGGTTCTAGAAGAATCTAGGGATGCTAAACGTGGCAATTACAGGTACAACTATAAACTGTGGTGAGCTTCACTGGGCATAGCA encodes the following:
- a CDS encoding DUF3007 family protein: MRRIDIIGIGIAIFVGSGAVYGVMRWFGLNALDAGIWSQVVLILGLLGWLVTYLYRALTKTMTYNQQLRDYETAVLQKRLEEMTPEELAALQAELEQDNQSHSAM
- a CDS encoding NAD(P)H-quinone oxidoreductase subunit L — protein: MVVLALYAALGGAYLFVVPFIVFMYLQARWYVASSFERGFMYFLVFFFFPGLLLLAPFLNSRPKPRQIA
- a CDS encoding FxLYD domain-containing protein, with product MVRLSGLKLALRHMVVLVLAGMFWLVSWVNMPWALALIQVELTDISYHECPPELATGNVTSGGNALPANCFIVTGKAKNTSNKPLVNADVYGRIYDANGDPVMQNRTRLGSIAEIPPGVSDFELRISVPANQPTPLQLKQFKATGFTGTVRR
- a CDS encoding DUF1816 domain-containing protein; translated protein: MLDQIKKIFPGMLGGAKQPWWVEVTTTQPDCTYYFGPFDNSDEAANAQHGYIEDLKKEGAAHIEAVIKQCKPVSLTITKD
- the moeB gene encoding molybdopterin-synthase adenylyltransferase MoeB, giving the protein LILPEVGLEGQKRLKAAKVLCIGTGGLGSPLLLYLAAAGVGRIGIVDFDVVDSSNLQRQVIHGTSWVGKPKIQSARTRILEINPFCHVDLYETRLTSDNALDIMAPYDIVVDGTDNFPTRYLVNDACVLLNKPNVYGSIYRFEGQATVFNYEDGPNYRDLYPEPPPPGLVPSCAEGGVLGILPGVIGTIQATETVKIILGVGETLSGRLLLYDSLNMRFRELKLRPNPERPVITKLVDYEEFCGIPQAKAQEAKQLSEIAEISVQELKQLLDSGTEDILLLDVRNPEEYEIARIPGSVLIPLPEIENGNGLAKIRELLNGHRLIAHCKMGGRSAKALAILKDAGIDGINVKGGIRAWSREIDPSVPEY
- a CDS encoding HetZ-related protein 2; its protein translation is MAVAENLVQDWRSRLQADLPAQRPETHESVVKWLLGANLSRYDEMPPEQLRIACQAMDYRYRILSQRYLGVSPDRAYRSLIQRLGSLFLIRNKVRTWIATSRDRQRTVLDVLQEVIQELLQNDRYMQEQLDWIAQCTNDRRLRDALLLASLEEYCLRPIRNQPLLIYRFVNYLRRSQRGGMTQVPANDLIRLVSDEIMTDEGESALSLLDTQAIAQYQDEQAWEEQQLLRMAVQREFEAYLAQEVDPKAAEWLRLYLQGHTQEAIAKLLDMPIRQVYRLREKIGYHAVKVFALKAQPELVANWLEISLKEHNLGLTPSQWQDYVAKLTLQQQRLLNHFRAGKTVEAIAKEFNLKTNQVISEWGKLYLAAQEIRAGGD